A single region of the Silene latifolia isolate original U9 population chromosome 8, ASM4854445v1, whole genome shotgun sequence genome encodes:
- the LOC141595758 gene encoding F-box protein CPR1-like, giving the protein MANIPTEVVESCILPRLPVKTLIRFKCVSNSWKTLISSSEFCRLHYRHANRLLVTSVDGDTLLEVHNLDSPLDPPFLCPYPDLEQLSRFREVTTILASCEFFVLVGYLAPHRVERLFLVNPSTLSYQGIIVQRGFNRGYVKYGLYFDEANDDCKVVRISDFDLRNDQYSWKIEIYSSKINKWRLIEDKLIVSSPFDRMEYFNSVACLNNLVYLITDPYVEQRIHCFDIQAERWRNDIVYPHEILYLEICVLNGSLCVLGIDTSNDEDLCTETYSVWVFNESDSFKETWVKLMSIVAKNCGVVSEYHPIAYRKGSQHELLCQRHYGGWELFCYDLKHKVATKPEEFNVVARHNSHYHLCKESLITFHGRLFGA; this is encoded by the coding sequence ATGGCTAATATACCAACGGAGGTAGTAGAGTCATGCATCCTCCCGAGATTACCCGTAAAAACCCTAATTCGATTCAAGTGCGTATCCAACTCCTGGAAAACCTTAATCTCTTCCTCTGAATTCTGTCGCTTACACTACCGCCACGCAAACCGCCTCCTGGTAACCTCGGTAGATGGCGATACCCTACTTGAAGTTCACAACCTTGACTCTCCTCTGGACCCGCCTTTTCTCTGCCCTTACCCTGACCTTGAACAACTATCCCGCTTTAGGGAGGTGACAACCATCCTCGCGTCTTGCGAATTCTTCGTCTTAGTAGGCTACTTGGCACCCCACAGAGTAGAAAGACTTTTCTTGGTCAACCCATCTACACTTAGCTACCAAGGAATAATCGTGCAACGAGGATTTAATCGTGGATATGTTAAATACGGGTTATATTTCGACGAGGCCAATGATGATTGTAAGGTCGTTAGAATATCTGACTTTGATTTGCGGAATGATCAATATAGCTGGAAAATTGAGATTTACAGCAGCAAAATTAATAAGTGGAGATTAATTGAGGATAAATTAATTGTATCGAGTCCATTTGATCGTATGGAATATTTTAACTCCGTTGCGTGCTTAAATAATTTAGTCTATTTAATAACTGACCCATACGTTGAACAGAGAATCCACTGCTTCGACATTCAGGCTGAACGCTGGAGAAACGATATTGTTTATCCACATGAGATTTTGTATCTTGAAATATGTGTACTTAATGGGTCGCTATGTGTGTTAGGGATTGACACGAGTAATGATGAGGACCTCTGCACCGAAACCTACAGTGTGTGGGTGTTTAATGAGAGTGACAGCTTTAAAGAGACTTGGGTGAAGTTGATGAGTATCGTTGCTAAAAATTGCGGCGTTGTATCGGAATACCACCCTATTGCTTACCGTAAAGGATCACAACACGAGTTACTATGTCAACGACATTATGGTGGTTGGGAACTTTTTTGTTACGACCTTAAACATAAAGTAGCTACCAAGCCTGAAGAATTCAATGTAGTTGCTCGACATAATAGTCATTATCATCTATGCAAAGAAAGCCTCATCACTTTTCATGGTAGATTATTTGGCGCGTAA